A genomic stretch from Anticarsia gemmatalis isolate Benzon Research Colony breed Stoneville strain chromosome 26, ilAntGemm2 primary, whole genome shotgun sequence includes:
- the LOC142984212 gene encoding uncharacterized protein LOC142984212 isoform X2 — protein sequence MACPQEGESFPHHGRTGLNGVSPDYWRKQAKDKRLDDGFTNNDNRNPQGSFNPYKPKEGKEFDDSEYSNYTESAKKREVREKEIKENYDDDFDYAVIPLQKIVPEINKQSRITKFPATIVLLS from the exons at GGCATGTCCTCAGGAAGGCGAGTCGTTCCCTCATCACGGCCGCACCGGCCTGAACGGTGTCAGTCCAGACTACTGGAGGAAGCAAGCCAAGGACAAGAGACTTGATGATGGCTTTAC GAATAATGACAACAGAAATCCTCAAGGCAGCTTCAATCCATACAAGCCTAAGGAAGGCAAGGAGTTCGATGATTCAGAATATTCCAACTACACGGAATCAGCTAAGAAGAGAGAAGTAAGAGAGAAGGAGATCAAGGAGAATTATGACGATGATTTTGATTACGCTGTCATACCGTTACAGAAGATA GTCCCGGAGATCAACAAACAATCAAGAATCACCAAATTTCCAGCGACCATTGTACTTCTCtcttaa
- the LOC142984280 gene encoding uncharacterized protein LOC142984280, with amino-acid sequence MKVFVALVLVFACVSGRGSGPYLPSGWRPQGPAFYLPSELPRERSPAKLTQFGEIEASGFDALREYGPPKLDAVAQAVDKEADDIPLKETLIQGQEASGSNALKEDGVAELVFLSQGLPDVATDRAFLVEITSEEINAAEEAAKMEANIELVSALVEELSELQTNKNKLAEIHTTESTETPDTSTTETHYVTEQGEIVTELCEEFKEETIIPAIALAEIIEATTVTDEYLKAEAVDVSTTVAPKATSLDTNATSLTSEAEQTNITDTTLANATEEEVVVPKALGIEDVVSSTEVGATTASAASTVSVNIDTTTVLPIVVSKKATEDPKIDVSTTEGAELNAGDFILPVIDAVLPAEFDEVIVPLSQQELEKDALHTPVEDENVSEVNSIAEALINLDNEVKSFEEQQRTEDNSSPKLSGSLEQAPGGFLDFSPPGFAVYGPPKQEDLARLQVAQESSDNIASNEVRRRRYSPKFRSGKH; translated from the exons ATGaag GTGTTCGTGGCATTAGTTCTTGTGTTCGCGTGTGTGTCAGGTCGCGGCTCCGGGCCGTACCTGCCGAGTGGATGGAGGCCTCAGGGTCCAGCCTTCTACCTACCTTCTGAACTGCCT AGGGAGAGAAGTCCAGCCAAATTGACGCAGTTTGGCGAGATTGAAGCTTCAGGTTTCGACGCACTCAGGGAGTACGGACCTCCGAAACTTGATGCAGTGGCCCAAGCTGTAGACAAG GAGGCAGACGACATTCCTCTCAAAGAGACCCTGATCCAAGGACAAGAGGCCTCAGGTTCCAATGCCCTCAAGGAGGACGGAGTTGCTGAGCTGGTGTTCCTCAGCCAGGGTCTACCTGATGTGGCTACTGACCGCGCCTTCCTTGTTGAAATTACTAGTGAAGAAATTAACGCTGCCGAGGAAGCTGCTAAGATGGAAG CTAACATCGAGCTAGTTTCCGCACTAGTCGAAGAACTATCAGAGCTCCaaacgaataaaaacaaattagcaGAAATACATACAACAGAATCAACTGAAACACCCGACACATCTACAACAGAGACTCACTACGTCACCGAACAAGGAGAGATTGTCACAGAACTTTGTGAAGAATTCAAAGAAGAAACTATTATCCCAGCAATTGCTTTAGCCGAAATCATTGAAGCGACTACCGTTACAgatgaatatttaaaagcaGAGGCTGTAGACGTATCAACAACTGTAGCACCTAAAGCAACAAGCCTTGACACTAATGCTACTAGTTTAACAAGCGAAGCTGAGCAAACGAATATAACCGATACTACTCTAGCTAATGCAACTGAAGAAGAAGTTGTAGTACCAAAAGCACTTGGTATTGAAGACGTTGTATCTTCAACAGAAGTTGGAGCGACCACTGCTTCTGCAGCTTCTACAGTTTCAGTAAATATTGATACAACAACTGTACTACCAATTGTAGTTTCCAAAAAAGCTACGGAGGATCCTAAAATTGATGTTTCAACTACCGAAGGAGCTGAATTGAATGCTGGAGACTTTATTCTACCAGTGATCGATGCAGTGCTCCCAGCTGAGTTTGATGAAGTGATTGTACCGTTGTCGCAGCAGGAGTTAGAGAAGGATGCTCTCCATACTCCTGTGGAAGATGAGAATGTGTCTGAAGTGAATAGCATCGCTGAAGCTTTAATTAATTTGGATAATGAAGTTAAGAGTTTTGAG GAGCAACAAAGAACAGAAGACAACTCTTCACCTAAACTGTCTGg ATCTTTGGAGCAAGCTCCTGGAGGTTTCCTGGATTTTAGTCCTCCTGGATTCGCAGTGTATGGACCTCCGAAACAGGAAGACCTTGCCAGATTACAAGTTGCTCAG gaATCATCTGACAATATAGCAAGCAATGAAGTAAGGAGAAGGCGTTATTCGCCTAAATTCAG GTCCGGCAAACACTGA
- the LOC142984266 gene encoding uncharacterized protein LOC142984266 — MFSQNLSYILVSFGVFFMLCPNRSEGYFIQDNLNQFGNCENIMKAALYCRAMTNEIQERDDKRNQLPVGPADQYIPESTDMKPNKEEEAEYSSKDPHAKSRKSASKASLKPETSKNNLMEIPAFLIL; from the exons ATGTTTAGTCAAaatttatcttatattttagtttcatttggagtattttttat gTTGTGCCCTAACCGCAGTGAAGGGTATTTTATTCAGGACAATCTTAACCAGTTCGGAAATTGCGAGAATATAATGAAGGCGGCGTTGTACTGCAGGGCAATGACCAATGAAATCCAAGAACGAGACGACAAGAGGAATCA GTTACCAGTTGGCCCTGCCGACCAGTACATCCCAGAGTCGACGGATATGAAGCCAAACAAAGAAGAAGAAGCGGAATACAGTTCGAAAGACCCTCACGCGAAATCGAGGAAGTCAGCCTCAAAAGCATCATTA AAGCCTGAGACGTCTAAGAATAATTTGATGGAAATACCAGCTTTCTTAATTCTATAG
- the LOC142984287 gene encoding uncharacterized protein LOC142984287, translating into MKVFVALCLVFACVSGRGSGPYLPSGWKPQGPAFYLPSEVSKPAPAPIVLSVFPETEASGSDALREYGPPKLEESINVNQGLPEVATAQTFAEVKSEEVVAAVEEAVNVEENVEQSAAIVEVSSATESSELVQEINEEATLSAAEPTAQVAEQLVEVSAIQTEEETTPVLEEIVPTNAAEEIAAAVAVDESANAAQEVIVSVEEVVPTAAVQVDNVPSAIEIVLPTASDVVVPLSQQELTVVQETVVESAPGVNNIAEALVNLENEVKAAEVQAIENTAEISSVQESSGSLEQAPEGFLEYGPPGFTEYGPPKQEDLARLAVEVASVSALENNEVRRRRFSPKFRSTKKH; encoded by the exons ATGAAG GTCTTCGTAGCACTGTGCCTTGTGTTCGCGTGTGTGTCAGGTCGCGGCTCCGGGCCGTACCTGCCGAGTGGATGGAAGCCTCAGGGTCCAGCCTTCTACCTGCCTTCTGAAGTATCC AAGCCTGCACCAGCTCCCATCGTCCTCTCCGTCTTCCCGGAGACGGAAGCCTCAGGGTCTGATGCCCTCAGGGAGTACGGTCCTCCTAAGCTTGAGGAGTCTATCAATGTGAACCAGGGTCTCCCTGAGGTGGCCACTGCGCAGACCTTCGCTGAAGTCAAGAGTGAGGAAGTAGTTGCTGCAGTTGAAGAGGCTGTTAATGTTGAAG AAAACGTAGAACAATCCGCCGCGATCGTCGAAGTATCATCTGCAACGGAATCATCAGAATTAGTCCAAGAAATAAACGAGGAAGCCACCCTGTCTGCCGCGGAACCAACAGCCCAAGTCGCTGAACAACTCGTAGAAGTCTCTGCCATCCAGACCGAAGAAGAAACTACACCAGTTCTTGAAGAAATCGTACCAACAAATGCTGCAGAAGAAATAGCAGCCGCTGTAGCCGTTGATGAGTCTGCAAACGCTGCTCAGGAAGTAATTGTCAGTGTTGAAGAAGTGGTACCTACAGCAGCAGTCCAAGTTGACAATGTTCCCAGTGCTATTGAGATTGTACTCCCTACAGCCTCGGACGTCGTTGTACCGTTATCTCAGCAAGAATTGACGGTGGTACAAGAAACTGTTGTTGAAAGTGCTCCCGGAGTCAATAATATTGCAGAAGCTCTTGTCAATTTGGAGAACGAAGTTAAGGCTGCTGAG gtTCAAGCCATTGAAAACACAGCAGAGATCAGCTCCGTACAGGAATCTTCAGG tTCTTTGGAACAGGCTCCAGAAGGTTTCCTCGAGTATGGACCTCCTGGCTTCACGGAGTACGGTCCCCCGAAACAGGAGGACCTCGCCAGGTTGGCGGTTGAG GTGGCTTCGGTCAGCGCTCTTGAGAACAATGAAGTGAGACGCAGGCGTTTCTCACCTAAATTCAG GTCTACCAAAAAGCATTAA